AAGATGCCGGACCTAAACCAAGGGGGCGAACTTTCGCCCCCTTGTCTTTTTAGGAGATGGTGTATCTTGGCGTGGGGTAGCAGTAATAGGGCTAGGGCGGGGCTAGCCCCATCTTAACCCAATCCTAATATATTGCAAAGACTATCTTACCAGATATTCGGCATATTAGGTCGCCTACTGGTTAGACTAAATCGTCTATCAAAATGTCTTAAAATATCTATTTCTTTATCCCCAAAACCTCTATTATAATAATCTATTGTCCGAAGCACCTCTTTTTGTTTAATAGATAGTTTTAAGAGTGGTTGGAAAGCAAGTCTTTCGAAAAATCTTAAGATAAATTAGACAGAAAATTTGTTAGATGCTAATTTATCTTGAACTGGTTTCAGGAACTATTTTATGCGAGTAAAACTATTTTCTCTATTGAACTTTTGAACCTTTGAACTCAACCTTTTCTCAACACTTGATTACGCGTGTATTTTATATTACTTATCTCTATTTATCTTTGAACTTCTGCACTTTTTATCATTTTAAACTCGTTTGAAAGCTTCCATTTATTTCTTATTCTGAGCCCAACGAGACACGAACAAAATAAATAACCTCCTCTGCAAATATTCGTGAGCAGTCGTTCTTTAGAATCTCAAATTTTCCTACTTTCTTCTGTCTCTGAGCCCGGTATGAGAAGAATCTCAAAAAATATTTTTAGGAACTGATATTATTCGTTTGTTATGGCCAACTACGAGTCTTTTCTCAATATTCTTTGAACAAATTACCTCTTAAAAGTTCCCGAGCAATTACTAATCTTTGGATTTCGTTTGTGCCTTCATAGATTTGGGTAATTTTCGCATCGCGCATCATCTTTTCTACAGGATAATCTTTCATATAGCCATAGCCGCCAAATAATTGCACCGCCTCAATAGTAACTTGCATTGCAACATCCGAAGCAAAAAGTTTTGCCATTGAAGAGTATCCCGCAATATCTTTAGCACCAGAATCTGCGTGCTTTGCTGCGGCATACACTAAAGCTCTTGCCGCTTCAATCTTAGTTGCCATCTCGGCTAATCTAAATTGAATACCTTGCAAAGATGCAATCGGAGCACCGAACTGAACTCGCTTTTGAGTATATTCAGTTGCCGCTTCTAAAGCACCTTGCGCAATTCCCAATGCTTGGGCACCAACACCAGGGCGCGTTCGGTCAAATGTCCGCATCGCAGTAATAAAACCTGTTCCTTCGGGACCAATCCGATTTTCTACAGGCACCCGACAATCTTGGAATATCAACTCTGTTGTTATTGAGGCTCTTATTCCCATCTTATTTTCGTGTTTACCAAAAGTAAAGCCCGGGGTACCTTTCTCCACAATAAATGCTGAAAGACCTCTGCCACCGCGTTCTGGATTGGTGCTGGCAATAATTGTATAAAGATGAGCCACTTCACCATTAGTAATAAAATGCTTTGTGCCATTAAGCACATAATAATCGCCATCTCTTACTGCAGTCGTTTGAATACTGGAAGCATCCGAACCAGCATTAGGTTCAGTAAGCCCAAAAGCGCCAATCCATTCACCGGACGCCATCTTGGGCAGATATTTTTTCTTCTGTTCTTCAGATGCGGAAAGGATTATCGGATAAGCCGCAAGCCCATTTGCTGCATAACAGACACCAACACCGCCACAAATGCGTGAGATTTCTTCTACGACTAAACACATTTCAAAAACGCCGCCACCCGCTCCACCGTATTCTTCTGGTATATAAATGCCCAATAACCCGGCTTGAGAAAATTCTTTCATAATCTCATACGGAAATTCGCCTTTTTCATCTAATTCTTGACGCACTGGTTTTACTTTTTCTTCGGCAATTTGCCGGGCTAATTTCTTAATTGCCTTTTGCTCATCAGTTAAAAAATAGTTCATAATGCCTCCAATTGCTAAAGCGTAAAATAATACCTATCTTATCCATTTTTCGTAAAAAGTCAAACTGCTCATCTCATATAATCAGTGATAGCATTAATAATTTTGTGTAAATTCTTTCTTCTTCCATTAGGTGTGTTTTCCTTTTCTTCATATTATTAAAATTGTCCATAATAGGAGAACACACCTTTATTTTTAACATCTCAAGCCTAAATTTACACAAAATATTATACACTATCTCTCTTTATAATCGGTTATAATTATATTCTGTTATATCCAATTTTTACATCCAATAGTTAATATAATCAATGTAGAATAATCTTAGGGATGACTATTTTATAGACCTTTTGTAAAAGTTCGTAAAGTAAATCGGCAACTTCTTGAAATTTTTCTAAAGGTCCGCCAAAAGGGTCAGGTATCTCTTTACTCTCTTCGCCAACATACTCTGTAATAAGAAAGGTCCGATTTTTCGCCAAGGGCACAAGTTCTAATACTCGGTCCTTATGTTTATTTTCCATTACTAAAATCAAATCGGCTAAATCAATTCTTTCTTTAGTTAAAGGATAGGAAAGATGATGTCTAATATCAACACCATATTTCTTTACTGCTTGTTGAGCAAATTCTGAAGGAACATTGCCTTTAGTCGCATTTGTGCCTGCAGAAAGAGTTAAGATATTGATTTCGGATTTTTTTATGGCGCGAGATTTTTCTAATAGTTTATCAAAAATACCTTTTGCCATTGGACTTCGACAAGAATTACCTGTGCAAACAAAAAGAATCGTCCAACTATCGGGTTGATGAATTTTAGTCTTTAATTTCTTCCTTATCACGGGTTCACCCAATCAGTTCGTTAGTAGTGTTATCCGTCTGATGAATCTTTGCTTGGGAGTGCTTCTTCAATTTACCTCGCCAATTTCCGTCCAATAATAGAAATGTGGTTAAACTTGGTTTTTATCCTCTTTTTCATATTATACCTTAATACCATTCGATAATAGATGTTCGTAAAGTTTGGTTTTATTCCGTTTTTTCAATACCATTTTACCAATATCCGTTTGATTATTGATTTGTTGTTAAACTTAGTTTCGGTATACTTTTTCATATTCTGTTCCCAATATCATTCGATAATAGATGTTCGGAAAATTTGGTTTTATTCTGTTTGTCATACTATTTTACCAATATCTGTTCGATAAGAGATATGTTATTAAACTAAGTTTCTATTTTCTTTTTCATATTATGCCTCAATGCCATCGATAATAGATGTCCTTAAAATTGGGTTTTATTCTGTTTCTTATACCATTTTACCAATATCCGTTCGATAATAAATGCCATCAAACCAAATATTTTTTAACGCCCTGTAAGATTTTTCACGAGCTTCAGATAAAGTTTTTCCAATACCAGTAACTGCAAGAACTCGACCGCCGTTAGTATAATACCGATTGTCCTCTTTTTTCGTTCCACAGTGAAAGATAAACACATCTTCCTTGTCTTGTAGAACACCGGTAATTAATTTTCCTTTCTCGTAATGTTCTGGATAACCGGCTGATGCTGCAATAACTGTTAAGCCGAACATTTTTTTCCAGTCAAGAGTTTTGAGGGTTCCTTCGATAGTTTGAAAACATAATTCAATTAAGTCATTCTTTAATAACGGTAATAACACTTCAGCTTCAGGGTCCCCCCAACGGCAATTAAACTCAAGAATATAGAAATTTTCACCGCTTAATATCAAACCGGCATAAATAATTCCTTTGTATTCAATGCTCTCTTTCTTTAATGCAGAAAGTAATGGTGCAAATAATTGGGTTTTGAATTTGTTTAGCCAATCTTGACTTAATTCTGGAATTGGTGCATAAGACCCCATTCCACCGGTATTGGGACCTTTGTTGCCATTGAGTAACGGCTTATGGTCCCGCGCTGGAATTAAAGGAATAATCGTATCAGCATCAGTAATTGCCAGCATCGACACTTCTTGCCCATAAATATAATCTTCAATTACAATCTTTTCTCCAGCCAAACCAAAGGCTTTCTTATCTAAAATGCGTTCGATAACAGATAACGCATCGTTCTTATTTTTAGTAATAATCGCACCTTTACCCGCAGCCAAACCATCAACTTTAATAACTAACGGAAAATTTTTCTGCGCAATATATTTTTGGGCTGATGCTGAACTGGTAAAGACTTCAAATTCTGGTATCGGTAAATTGTATTTCCGACAAAATTGCTTGGCAAACGCCTTAGATGTCTCCAATTGTGCTGCTCTTTGATTAGGACCAAAAATTTTCAAACCCGATTTGGTAAATTCATTCACTATCCCCAATCCTAAAGGCACTTCTGGACCAACTATTGTTAAATCAATCTTATTTCGTTGAGCAAACTCTCTGAGCCCGAAAATATCATCGACTTTAATCGGAACACACTGAGCAATATTAGAAATACCAGCATTGCCCGGGGCACAATAAATAATACATTCCGATTGTCGTAATTTCCAAACTAACGCGTGCTCACGACCACCAGCACCAATAACCAAAACTTTTGTTTTCATACTTCTTAATCTATACAGTCGGTCTTAATGCGGTTTGAGTTCATAATACTCAAATCCTTTTTGTCTATGCCACTCTTTAGGTGACCTGAAATATTCTCTAATCTCGCGATGTTCAGCATCAGTTAAATAGGTTATTGACTTGGGAATCGCATCCGATAATGCCGATTGAATATTAGTTAAGGAATAGAGCGTAACTCCTTGTGCTTTTAAGGTTGCTTCACTATTTTGCTGACGGTCAAAAACCACAAAACACTTATCAACTTTACCTCCTAATGCTCGAATCTCTTCAAAAACCTTAGTTTTCGTCCAACCGGCAACGATTGTGTCATCTACCACCAGCACATTTTTATGAAGCAATTGGGCACTGTTAATACCTTCTAATAGTTTTGCTTCTGGATATCGTTTTTCTCTCCGCGCAAAAAACATTGGTTTAGAAAGTTTGTGCGCAATCAAACTGGCTAAAGTAATACTACCGGCTTCAATACCGCAAACTAAATCAAAATCCAGATTTTCTAAGACCAGCATTGAGGTTGCAACAATAAAATCAAAGACCGTCGGATAAGCCGGTAAAATCTTAATATCAATGTAGAGTGGACTGTAGTTTTTGCGTTCATCCACCTTGAAATAAGGTTTAATATCACCCAGACTAACTTTAATTGCACCAATCTGCCATAAAATCGCTGAAATAATCTCAGAAAAAGTTCCTTTGAGAGTTTGTATTGTTTTTATATCCGGGACAATTTGACGCTGGTCTCTTAACAAACGAAATAGTTTTAAGGCTTCTTCAGTATCTGTGGTTTGAAAAGAAAAATTGGTTTGCGTTAAATCGAAAACAATATTAAAAAACACAGGCGAAGCATTTCTCTGATTAAATGGATAACTCTGCGCATTGGCTTCAGTAATACATTTACCTAAACTTTGTATTTCTGGATTAATTAATTTTTGATATGTCTCAAAACAACTCTGAACCAATTGTTTAATTTCTGCGGTCTCAAAAATTATTGGCGTGGAAAAACGAACAATATTATCACTGATTGCTATCTCTTTTATAGGAACTTGTTCTAATTTCATAAATTAAAAATTCGATAATTAATTTGATTTGTTTTGGGTGTTTATTTCCTTAATGATGTCTTTATATAATAATCTTATTTTATCTTGAAGTTCGGCTTTTGACCCGTGATTATCAATAATAAAGTCCGCCATCGCTTGCATATCTTTTTCTTTCATCTGTTGCTTTAGTCGAACTAAAATATCATTAAGATTATAACCACGCTTTAACATTCTTGAAATTTTTTGTGCTTTTGATGCCGTCACTAAAATTCGATAATTAACCTTTATCTTCCTTCCCCAAAAAAACAATAATGCTGCGTCAAGAATTTTAATTATATTATCTTTTTTTTGTAATGCGGTATTGATAGTTTTTATTAATTGGGGATGAACAATCTTATTTAATTTCTGCAACTTCTCTTTATCACTAAAAACTATTTTTGCCAATGCCTTACGGTCGATTTCTTTATATTTATTAAGAATTTTAGTGCCAAATGTCTTTACAATCTTATGATATACCTGGTTGTTTGATGAATACTTGTAAAGTTGCCAAGCGATTTTATCGGCTTCGATGAGACAGACCCGATAACCGGCATTTTGAAAATGTTTAACCAATGCATTAGCCACGGTTGTCTTACCAGCACCAATATTTCCGCCAATCCCAATGCTTATCGATTTACTTGAACTTCGGAGTGTCAATTTGAAAGATTAACCTCTGATTTGTTTTATCAGTAATTTGTTATCTTGTGACAGATACAAAATATA
This DNA window, taken from candidate division WOR-3 bacterium, encodes the following:
- a CDS encoding acyl-CoA dehydrogenase family protein, yielding MNYFLTDEQKAIKKLARQIAEEKVKPVRQELDEKGEFPYEIMKEFSQAGLLGIYIPEEYGGAGGGVFEMCLVVEEISRICGGVGVCYAANGLAAYPIILSASEEQKKKYLPKMASGEWIGAFGLTEPNAGSDASSIQTTAVRDGDYYVLNGTKHFITNGEVAHLYTIIASTNPERGGRGLSAFIVEKGTPGFTFGKHENKMGIRASITTELIFQDCRVPVENRIGPEGTGFITAMRTFDRTRPGVGAQALGIAQGALEAATEYTQKRVQFGAPIASLQGIQFRLAEMATKIEAARALVYAAAKHADSGAKDIAGYSSMAKLFASDVAMQVTIEAVQLFGGYGYMKDYPVEKMMRDAKITQIYEGTNEIQRLVIARELLRGNLFKEY
- a CDS encoding low molecular weight protein arginine phosphatase translates to MIRKKLKTKIHQPDSWTILFVCTGNSCRSPMAKGIFDKLLEKSRAIKKSEINILTLSAGTNATKGNVPSEFAQQAVKKYGVDIRHHLSYPLTKERIDLADLILVMENKHKDRVLELVPLAKNRTFLITEYVGEESKEIPDPFGGPLEKFQEVADLLYELLQKVYKIVIPKIILH
- the purD gene encoding phosphoribosylamine--glycine ligase; amino-acid sequence: MKTKVLVIGAGGREHALVWKLRQSECIIYCAPGNAGISNIAQCVPIKVDDIFGLREFAQRNKIDLTIVGPEVPLGLGIVNEFTKSGLKIFGPNQRAAQLETSKAFAKQFCRKYNLPIPEFEVFTSSASAQKYIAQKNFPLVIKVDGLAAGKGAIITKNKNDALSVIERILDKKAFGLAGEKIVIEDYIYGQEVSMLAITDADTIIPLIPARDHKPLLNGNKGPNTGGMGSYAPIPELSQDWLNKFKTQLFAPLLSALKKESIEYKGIIYAGLILSGENFYILEFNCRWGDPEAEVLLPLLKNDLIELCFQTIEGTLKTLDWKKMFGLTVIAASAGYPEHYEKGKLITGVLQDKEDVFIFHCGTKKEDNRYYTNGGRVLAVTGIGKTLSEAREKSYRALKNIWFDGIYYRTDIGKMV
- a CDS encoding phosphoribosyltransferase family protein encodes the protein MKLEQVPIKEIAISDNIVRFSTPIIFETAEIKQLVQSCFETYQKLINPEIQSLGKCITEANAQSYPFNQRNASPVFFNIVFDLTQTNFSFQTTDTEEALKLFRLLRDQRQIVPDIKTIQTLKGTFSEIISAILWQIGAIKVSLGDIKPYFKVDERKNYSPLYIDIKILPAYPTVFDFIVATSMLVLENLDFDLVCGIEAGSITLASLIAHKLSKPMFFARREKRYPEAKLLEGINSAQLLHKNVLVVDDTIVAGWTKTKVFEEIRALGGKVDKCFVVFDRQQNSEATLKAQGVTLYSLTNIQSALSDAIPKSITYLTDAEHREIREYFRSPKEWHRQKGFEYYELKPH
- the coaE gene encoding dephospho-CoA kinase (Dephospho-CoA kinase (CoaE) performs the final step in coenzyme A biosynthesis.), yielding MTLRSSSKSISIGIGGNIGAGKTTVANALVKHFQNAGYRVCLIEADKIAWQLYKYSSNNQVYHKIVKTFGTKILNKYKEIDRKALAKIVFSDKEKLQKLNKIVHPQLIKTINTALQKKDNIIKILDAALLFFWGRKIKVNYRILVTASKAQKISRMLKRGYNLNDILVRLKQQMKEKDMQAMADFIIDNHGSKAELQDKIRLLYKDIIKEINTQNKSN